In the genome of Caenorhabditis elegans chromosome IV, the window ttttaaaaatttttcagaaaatgtattgatttttatggaattaaaaaaaattaaaatcaaaattatcgacattttccgatttttttcaaaaactacacagcttatagatttttctcgaagttttcttatttttttctgaaaatttatcgattttttcaggaatttaatcgatttttcagaaaattcatcgacttttcgggaattttatcgatttttatagaattttcctgaagtttttctgaaaattattgagtttaccgaaaacttttcgattgttctagaaatttatcgatttttctggaatttattgatttttacggtttttgcaaaaactacaCAGCACCTCCACACCAGTCATCTCCGAAATCTCATCCATAACATCGGCAGACAAGTTACAGCATTCCATCTGCGTGAAATTGGTCATAAAATCGTCAAAAGACATCCAAAATTCGCCGTCTTTAGCAAACTGGACCCCCATTTGTTCCCGTTGTTGAGGATCCACTTGGCTCCATTCCGAGCTTCCATCACTCCATGCACCATTCCATTCTTTCGAGTTACCCCATGGATTTCTGATTCGAAGAAGTGGAACTTGTCCCTGAAAATAGGAGAAAATTTGATCTAGAATCCCCAAAATTTTCCACCATACCCCATAGGTATTAACTGTCTGAATAGCAGTAATACTATAAGCATGTCCTCTGACAAGCCCATTCGTCAACTGAGCCTCTTTCACATTCTCATCAGCATCAATCGAACATCCGAAGAGTGATCCCATTTGCATTCCTCTAACCAACATTGCCAGCGTGGTTGATTTATCTCCTTTCGAGATATCAAAGAACTCGGTGAGCCCGCCGGTAAAATCCTCGAGGGCTTCTGCAGTGGTACCACCATCGAGATTTTCATAGCCTCCGTAGAGTCTGGAAAGAATATGAATGAagcgaatttgaaattaatttcaaattgtcaCAACTATTAGCGGGAACTCATAATATAACATTTAATTACAACAACTCTACAGTTTGTGAGAATGTGTAAGTTTACTGAAGTGACTATGCTGGCCTAATATATTGGACTAAAAGATACTATACTTACTATTAATGTGGTATATtaaatatatgtatatgtatatgtatatgtatatgtatatgtatatgtatatgtatatgtatatgtatatgtatgcATATGCATTTGTATATGAAATAGTCTATAAATAGTCTATAGTGTATTTTTAGTTGATTCTATAGATGGAATAAGGAAACCTGAGAATTTGGTTTTAGGCCTTAAAATGGGTTTAGGCCCAAAACTACAGTGTTTCGTTTTGAgatgttctgaaaacttttaacaaaaaaattgggatcgaaattttggagaaaagcggattttcaactaaaatttcaaaatttcaatcaatgCGTAGAAAATTCACTTACTAAATACTTATACTTATTTACTACTAATAGTTAAATACTCACTAAATAAAATACACCAAGGAAAGGAAGTTAGGTGTAAATTATATGTGAATTGAGAAAAGTCTATTACATATATGTTCATCAAGTATTTACTAATTTCGAGTTTCCCGGAAATTAATGCTTAGAGCTGAaagtggagtaccgaaatttgagaaattttctcaaattactCCAAAATTTCCACTGTTTCCGAATATGTATCAAGTAAAATATATCTGTTGTGGAATGGGGAGCCATTCCACAATGTCTCGTCCTACGATCTCTTCAGAGATCTCTCAGACGAAGATTCTATGACAAAGAGCCGCACAAGTCATTCTTTCTTCTGCGTCTCTCGCTCTCATACGCTCTCTCACAAGAGTCACACTCGCGCCCCACAGCGACATTAGCTGCGCGGGGACTCAAGCGACGACAGGATACGCAGCTATTGGACGCCACCACTTCAGTCTTGATGCTGCGCTCGTGCCGAACGGTCGTGCGTGGCACTTCTCTCCCGACGCATCCCCCATTTTCCTTTGTAATTGCCCCTCACTATTATTCATGTACTTGCTCCGATATCCAAGGAGAACCCGACAATCTCTGATAACCAAAGAGAACCCGACAAACTCCAATAACCAAGGAGTTTCCAGGCCTTCCCCCTACTTTAGCCTCTCTTCCTCTTTTATTGTAATTCTTATAatcattacctatatataaaaaaatagtgtccgtttgttaacaagtgacgtcatagcttacaaaggcaaggtgttttcggctgttggagGGATATTAGTTTGTGGTTAGTAGAGGGGTATgggcggggtactgtagtagtactgtaggagtactgtaggagtactgtaggatcactgtagtttaggaaaaattgagtttttgtcttttgaagagatataggtttggggttagtagtggaatatggtcggggtactgtagtagtactgtagaggtactgtaggagtactgtaggattactgtagtttatgaaaaattgtgtttttgtcttttgaagagatataggtttgcgGTTAGTAGTGgaatatggtcggggtactgtaatagcactgtaggagtactgtaggagtacggtaggattacggtagtttatgaaaaattgactttccgtctttggaagggaaattggaaactttgggaaaattctgaaatgttccagaaccttctgggaatttctggaaaattctgaaaagctttagaaccttctggaaaattctggaatgttccagaaccttctggaaaattcgaaaaaattctggattgttctagaaccttctggaaaattaaaaaaatgttgctgcgagatcttcgtggcgagacccaccgtggtgagacccatcgtgaaaagacccatcgtggtgagacccatcgtggcgagacccaccgtggtgagacccatcgtggaaagacccatcgtggtgagacccatcgtggcgagacccatcgtggcgagacccatcgtggtgagacccatcgtggtgagacccatcgtggtgagacccatcgtggtgagacccgtcgtggtgagacccaccgtggtaagacccaaaattttggcgggaaatttaaattttctgagaaaaatattttggcgggaaatttaaattttctgtgaaaaatattttggcgggaaatttaaattttctgagaaaaatattttggagggaaatttaatatttcagtgaaaaaattttggcgggaaattcaaattttctgtgaaaaaaattttggcgggaaattcaaattttctgtgaaaaaattttggcgggaaattcaaattttctgtgagaaaaattttggcgggaaattcaaattttcagtgaaaatatttggcgggaaattcaaattttcagtgaaaaaattttggcgggaaattcaaattttcagtgaaaaaaattttagcgggaaattcaaattttcagtgaaaaaattttggcgggaaattcaaattttcagtgaaaaaattttggcgggaaattcaaattttctgtgagaaaaattttggcgggaaattctaattttcagtgaaacaattttggcgggaaattcaaattttcggtgaaaaaattttggcgggaaattcaaattttcagtgaaaaaaattttagcgggaaattcaaattttcggtgaaaaaattttggcgggaaattcaaattttcagtgaaaaaattttagcgggaaattcaaattttcagtgaaaaaattttggcgggaaattcaaattttcagtgaaaaaatttttggcgggaaattcaaattttcagtgaaaaaattttagcgggaaattcaaattttcagtgaaaaatttttggcgggaaattcaaattttctgagaaaaattttttggcgggaaattcaaattttctgagaaactttttgttagcttaaataccacgatgggtctcgccttggaactggcgagacccatcgtggagagacccttaaaaatatgggcgggaacttcaaaatttatgagaaaagaaattttggcaggaattcaaattttctgagaacaattttggcgggaattcaaatttgctgggaaaaaaatttttgcgggaaattcagattttctgagaaaaaagattttggagggaaattcaaattttctgaggaaaatgcttggcgggaaattcaaatttttgttctggaatcaatttttttgtttcagcaccttctggaagtttcaagaaaattctagactgttctagaatcatctggaaaattcaaaaaagttctgaaatgctCTACAACCTCCTATAACTGAaggagtttttatttgtttcgttACATCTATATTCAAAGAACTTAGTAGTTAATTATTCAGACTTCTCCAGTTAAGGAAAGTTAttaacttattaaaaaaactgtaactctgtggaattttttcgaaagccTGATAATGATGATGTGTTagtagaaaaatcagaacattctaactgtctctttgaattttctgaatcgtATACCATGGAAGGAGAAAATGCGATTTAATCGatgaagtttcaactttttttaatgagacatttttgaatgattaaaaGGACATCTATTtgttatacattttaaactccgccagtcgttggccgcgccggaggcgcgGTCATCGGCTGGTTACTAtataaattaatatatttataCATTTGTTCTGTCACTAGCTCTATATTCAAGTCTCCTCGGGAGCGGGTGCCACAACAAtatctcagatttcggtactccacggAATACTAATAGAGACTATACTGTAGGAATCTACTCTCCAGGCTTCCTCCTCCCACTAACTTAGCATAGGCCTTCTCCAACAGGGCACTCCAGAATTCATTATTCTCCTGTGATCTCATATAACACAATCGCCCATCAACTGTCGGCAGCCGATCATCAATCACTACATCAACCCATTGTCCATATctccagaattgaaaatgaaagattCCTGCGTAATTCTCCGTGAATGACTGATCAGGTGGCACTACTCGATAGAAGAGCTCATCTCGGAGTGTCAAATTGGCCACTGCCGCCAGGAGCCAACAATCTCCAAGTGCTCCCTGCTTTACGTCAAATCGAGATTTCTCGCCAACGATGAGTTGAGGGTTCTCGTAGATTTCTCCGGGCCGTTTCCAGATAATCGGCTCGTCCGGGCGGGTTTTGTAGTAGAGCGAGGAGTCGTTGGCTGGAAAATAGTAATGGATATTAGAGAaagtattcgaaaattttacaatgttTTTCGGGAAAGTctacaagtttttaaaaaacatcgattttgtgaaataaatcaatttttcgggaAACTTTATCGAGTTTCCgtgaaatttatagttttatcTGTGAAATTGATCGGCTTTCAAGAAAATGTCTATTTTTTATCTatcttataaattttttggacttttttctaaaaattgattttattgtattcggaaaatttttgatttttcggaaatgatttttcggaaatttcatctattttttgaatctttatcgattattcagaaaaattatcaacttttcaagaattttatcgatttttctggaattttattgatttttctgaaattttacaaatttttctgaaattttttcgatttttccgaaagtttatcaatttttctgaaattttatcgatttttctgcaatttcatcgtttttttgaaactttattgattttttgaaactttatcgattttttaaagaattttttcgatttttcttgaattttatcaaattttctggaattatattgatttttctgaaattttacaaatttttctgaaattttttcgatttttccgaaagtttatcgatttttcttgaattttatcaaattttctggaattatattgatttttctgaaattttacaaatttttctgaaattttttcgatttttccgaaagtttatcgatttttcttgaattttatcaaattttctggaattttatcgatttttctgcaatttcatcgttttttttgaaactttatcgatattttgaaattttttcgatttttccgaaagtttatcgatttttccgaaagtttatcgatttttctgaaattttatcgatttttctgcaatttcatcgtttttttggaattttatcgattttttgaaactttatcgatttttctggaattttatcgatttttctgagattttatcgatttttctggtattttattgatttttttgaaattttatcgattttttctagaattttatcgatttttcttgaattttatcgattttctgaaagcttatcgatttttcttgaattttatcgattttcgggaTTTTCCGCTTAATTGCATCGTTTACCCGGAAATTGCGGATCCTCGAACAAGCACCGCTGATCCAGACATCTCTGACGTTCCTGCTGGAAATTAATCGTCTGAAACTGTTGCTGAAACCCGATTCCCGGTCCACCGCCACCTCCCGGCGTAAACGGTTGGACATCtcgtttgaatttcccgctaataATATTATCGAGCACCACTTTTCCGATACTGCTCAACGAATTATTCTGACCGCCCATCTGGAAGATGATGTTTCCAGCGATGGCTCCGATGATGGCTCCGGTTGCCGGATTGATTCCGAAGAATTGATGAGTTGCCGATGAGATTAGATTTCCGACGATAGATTCCATTCCGCCGGATGAGAAGACGTTGGTGAGTCCTCCGCTGCTGTCGCCGCCGCCGCCTTGAGAGATCAAGGATCCGATTTGTCCGACGACACCGTCGAAACCACCGCCACCGAATCCGTCCATAgcgcctgaaaattgaatttttcgatttattgattttcggaaaaaaaaaatcaattttttaaaacattttctgatgaaaattattgatttctctagaatttcatcgattttttctggaattcattgattttttaatatatcgattttttacagaaatcacgaaattaaaattattgatttttctgagaatttatgaaattaatgaaattatgcgattttttttttgaaaattttcgagaaaattcattaattttttatagaagctttattgatattttttggaaaatatactgacttttctgaaagtttatggtgttttagaaagaaaattgatcaaattacgatacaaatcaatttttgtgaaattttttgatttttttcaaaaatttacagctTTTCCTGAAGTTTTatccattttctttttagaaatttatcaatttttctgagattttattgatttttctgaaattctatcgatttttctagatttttatcgatttttctgggattgtatcgatttttctcaaattatcgacattttttgtggaagatttttgattttatcgtttttcgaggttaaaatctcaaaattcagCTGGAAAACCAGATTTTCGagtgaaaaatctcaaatttttttaattttccgctggaaattctagaaaatcccGTACCCTTAATAAGGGATCCCATTCCATGATTCTCATTATTTCCTCCATCATTTTCTCCATAATTGGTATTTGCAGCCGCCTGAGTGTatccatcatcatcatcatcttcttcctcttcttcttcagaaTGTTCCACGTCATTCGAATAATCTTCTTGCTCTTCTGGCTCAGGCTCCGCCTCCTCTTGCTCCTCGTATTGCTCCGAGTCGTCGTAGCCGCctggaaaattgcatttttagatttcaattggaaaaaacgattttttgagctcaaaatGAGATAAGCAAAAGCCTACGCATGaacctatgcctaagcctaatcctaagcctaaatttgcttaaaaacgcggtttttttcactgaacatTGGGAATTTTCGTgctaatattcaattttttggtaaaaaaattaaatttcgcggtgtaaaatttggttttttaaagctGGTTTTTGTGCATTAttggtgaaaaaaatcgatagaaactcaaattttcagtgaaaaatacgattttcaagctagaaagttgttttttttttcgctgaaactTCAAGATTTTCATGAGAAATCTTTTTCTTCTGGAATTTAAACGTTTTAAATGccaaatttggcgaaaaaactggtttttcaCATGAAAAAGCCCAAATTTCAGGacgaaatttggattttcagcaatttttcggATAAAATCCGGACCTTGATAATCCTGCTGCTGATATTCGTCATCGTAGCCACCACCGCCATAGTTCTGCTGTTGATAATCCTGCTGGTTACCGTAATCCTGTTGATTACCGTATCCTTGACCATAATCCTGATTACCGTAGTTCTGCTCGTTACCGTAATCCTGCTCCTGAAACTGATTCTGATCGTCGTAGCCACCGCCGCCACCGCCGCCGCCACCTCCATAGTCATCGTTGTAATCTTCGCCTCCCTGATCATTACCACCATCTTCCTCGTAGTACTCCTCCTCGTCGGACATTGTTCAGCAGATTTCACAAGTTTTTAGCtgaactttcgaaaaaaaattgagtaaaaacgagaaaaattgaagaaaaacgcTTTAAAACTGCGGTTTTTGACgggaaaatcgacaatttcacAACAATGGAGATTTAGAGAAAACGACAAATAGCCAAAACTCGTTTGTTGTGAAGGGAAAACGGTCAGCAATATTGCTATAGAAAACGGCCCCGATTTCGggtgaagagacgcagaaatcGGCGCGCAGGTGACGTCCGGTGGTCGAGTACCTATTTTTATTgatgaaattgcaaaaatttgttttaaaacctgcgaaaaatcacgaaaatcggttgaaaattagcaaaaaaagagcgaaaaagtgaaaaataatatttttttttctgaattcccACGAGGAGTACACGCCGTTTGGGATTCTAGTCCACGCTGGAAATGCTTgcattaattgaattttcagctgaaataagattgtttttctctgaaaaaaattctgaaaaagctcataagagtgatttttcataaatacaAGTGTGAAAAACTCAGtgaaatgtctaaaaattcaGGGTTTTCTCGCGAGGAACATGAATggagttttctaggccagcagtatggtatttaaaaaaaaaaatcaatatttgcaAAGTAAAGtttatctgaaattctgaaaaaaaatccattaaaaaatcggataaagttgaaaaatttgaaagttatttttccgaagaaaatcgataaatattttattatgttatttactttcatttttcatacaatacagttcagtaaaattttcaatgtgttgtttttttttgtgagcacaaaaaaattgaaaaaaaaaactggaaattaatttagaAGTAGGTGAGACGAAGTATGGAATTAGCCGAGgcagctgaaaaataaacgttttttctttaattttatgaaaattatcaagttCATTTGAGTATATTACCGGTCCAGAGAGAGTTTAGTCAGTTGAaaagacgcagacatctcggGACCCAACGGACGGGagaggccccacgaaaaggggagcagaacgaaaaggggatcttcgaaaaggggagatacgaaaaggggagctggcactgtgccaaacgcacaaaacgcttttttattctcattcaACGCACgcattatttttgtattttacgcTAAACAACGCGCGATGCGTAATAACGGAGTGTGGTTATAACAAAGTCGTGCGTTGAATGAGAATAAAAAcgcgttttgtgcgtttggcacagtgccagctccccttttcgttgctccccttttcgtatctccccttttcgtatctccccttttcgtatctccccttttcgcagatccccttttcgctctgctccccttttcgtggggcctccccattttgttttttccacaCATCAAATGAGTGTTACAGTAGTACGAAGCGCGGCAAGACTCAAGGCGAGAAAATGTGAATTCTTTCCGAAACTAGTTCccaaattcttcaattttttgctacTGGTTTGTTCGAAATCTTGTCTTTTGTCTTTTCTAAATTGGAAACTGGTCATTTACTGCATAGACGTTGTATTTGcgagttttttgtatttagaTAATTTTCACAATGTCTTCAATTTTCGTTGTTTCAGATGCAACACCGTTTCGTTGTGTTTATGCGTGGTGTAATCGCCCGTTCAAAACTCTCCCATCGTGAAGATTTCGACGATGTGATGCTCCAACTGCAAACTTTTCTCCAAGTCCATCGTCGTGAAATTGTGCCAACCGACGAACACTTCTTTGCGGAGTGGAAACAAGCTATTTCTGAATACTTTTAAAATGGTCAAGTTTATGAGGATGGGACCCAAAATCtgtgaatttcaaatgttttaaaagtttgtttaATATATCttgtaaacatttttcgcTCGATttattctttttgaaaaaatcaaccgcagctttcaaaaatttatttgcttTAAATATAACCGTAACATCCTTCAAACCAAAACACCACGGTTTCTTTCCTCTTTCTAATATGTAAATAATGAGCACCGAAAagttactttaaaatttatgtccatgaatttttaaaattaaagttgaatatttatattccaaaattcaattatttcaggCAGTTCAACGCAGGAAACTGTTACTTTTTCGTTAACCAAGTGTTCCAACACATTGAACTTTGGCCTAACACCAATCCGAACCGGGAGCACATGATCAATTTGGCCCGTGCTTACCTCGATGGACAAATTGTGGAACTTCAACAAGAAGTTCACGCCGAGCTTGCCACCGACGAAGCTCGCTGCGCATACCTCGACGGTGCGGCGAAGAACGCGTTCGGGCCGCCTCGCCCCTAAGTTGTACAGCAGACCCATCGGAATTCCAACTGGATTATCAAATCTGTCCTAAATCTTTCACTTATATCCTTTTTCCCCTTCTCTCAATTGCTTCCCCTCCAACTTCGGTGATCGGCCGATTCCTCTACATTTTCTTCGCGCCTTCCttccaaaaatcaagtttCAGATCCGTATGCACAGGCAAAGCGGAAAGTGCCCAAAACGATCCGTTCACGGACCGGAAACGGCTCAAATTTAAGAACAGTTCACGGTTCGATTCCCGGTCCGTCAACGGACCGTAATTGAACCGTAAGGAGactaaaaaatgggaaatccAGCTGCCCCCTTTTTCTTTCCCAATGCTCCACCGAGCTCCGGTCTTGCTCCAGACCGTCTTCCGGTGATCCTTCGTTGTAGCAATTCTATCTGCCTCAGCCGGGGTTGAACTTGTCCACTGCCTGTCGATTGATTACTGGCCCATCACCTTACCGTTTGGCCGTTCGCGCACACGAGGAGAATCAATAGACTTCGCATAAATAGCGATCAGCTCGCGCTCGCGCATTTTCTTCTGGTTTTCACGTCTTACACCAACTTTTTCGATTGTATTTTCAGTAGTTTCTGATTCTCCATCTTGCCGTTGGACTTATATGAAAGCGAACGATAACAATTGACAGTTTCGTGTAGTTCAGAACTTATTTCGCATATTTCTCAACATCTACCTATACGAGCTCCATCTACTTGTAATACAGAAATGGTACTTAccatatttcctctattagtcttgcatgcaagactaattttcgattggaccgggttgcaatactaatagaggaaataaggTATATGCGTTCTACTTGAATGATAccttaatttcttaaaatacacACGAAACAGAAACGATATCAGGAATGATTCCAGAATGTATTgttagtaaaatattttatgatatttcaaaaaattataggaTTACATTAATATAACCTCTTTTACACACAATGTCATGCTTAATAGCCTCAGTTAGATCGCATGCGATTACGGGCCGCGTACGGACCAGTTGGACGGATGATAGACAAAATGGTTGCCcagaggatttttttttcatgaaaattgagtttttgaagtacCTACAGTGCTATTTGGTTCATTGTAGCCAGTTGGCTAATTTTTTGCCTGATTCAaggtttagttttaaaaagtgcagTTTTGCCGACCGGGACGGTTAATTTACGGACCATCTACGGACCGGCTACGGCCAAACTACGGATGATCACCAAAACGGAGGATaatacgaaaaattttttttcatgaaaatggagtttttgaaGTGCCTACACTCTCCTTTGGCTaatttgagcactttttccgTGCtagaacctgaaattttcaaaaacaaaaatttggtgcCCGGGACGGTTCATTACGGGCCGGCGACGGACCGTCTACGGACCGGAAACGGCCCAACTACGGCTCAAGAGCCATCTCGATCGGTAAATGTGGTTTTTGCTCTAAATAATGCATTTAACGACGTAAAAATGCTTGAATTAGCCAACTGGTATCTtaggtattaaaaaaattcgttttcttaaaatccattttttcctctTAATGGCCATTTTTTTACATTCCCTGTAGTTTGCCCGTAATTGGTCCGTCCCGCTTTTCATATCCGTAGTTCGCCCGTTAATGGTCCGTTCCCGGTCCAAGATCCGTAAACGGACCGTACCCGCTTTGCCTGTGATGGGTGCACGGCATCTCCATCTCTcccctgttttttttttgaatttttctcccctttaatttttttttaataatcttTACTGTTCCCTATTTCCTTTTCCGATGAAGGTATTGTTTATAATATCATGATGATGTTTCACTTGTGTTCAAAGTAAAATTAAATCTTGAAATTatacattaatttttagctCATTAGCACAATAGAGTGTATGAAATTCAGataaatttcagctgaaagcTCGAAGCTGATGCTCGGAGCGATTGCGAGGAAAACTATAGAGAATCGGATTCTGTAAGGGTTTGTGAGTGGTTCACCCAGTTGAAATAGATAAATTTAGCAATTTCTAGctaaaaaagctgaaatttcattatttttcactcgaaaaactgaaaattcgtgacaaaaattcatgaaaatcgattgaaaaggCGTCACTCAAACAGTCTTCTTGCTCATTGAGCTCCGATTTCTCTTCAGAATCCTCCATGTCTTCCGGACAGTCTTCTTGCTCATTGGGCTCCGTTTGCTCTTCAGGATTCTCCATGTCATCCGAACAATCTTCAGGCTCAGACTCCGGCTTGCCATCTTCTTCAGCACATTCCAGTTCATCCACCGGTTTCACATCATTCAAAGAGTCATCTTGCTCTTTTTGCTCAGCCTCCTCTTCAGCACAATCCTCGCCATCCAAACAGTCAATTTGCTCACACTCCGCTTCTTCCCGATGCTGCTTTTCACCATAGTATTCCTCATTGTCGAgcatttttcacaagtttttttggctggaaaataGAATGAGTAACGTTACTGAACAATTATCAATCTGTTAAAAGTTGAAggcaaaaaaatatacaaaaactAGCACAGAAAAGTTACaacactttcgaaaaaaaaatgcgaccACACTGTTTAGTCACTATGtaattttgctttttattATGATTGATTACGTTTACTACACTGAGCAATTGATCCGGTTTTGTTCTTAGGAAAAACATACAGTCAACAATTGTGAAGCCTACATCAATTGGGCCAGATGACGTGACAAGGTCAACAATCTATTGGGGGTCGGTGagcaagaaaaagtgaaactttTGGTCAATcggaaaaagtttttattattgaatTAGTACAAAATGGGCTAGATCCAattaaattctgcaatttcttCTTGTTTGTGTTTTGTGTAAATGCCATCTTTACAGGAAATTAGTAGTGAAGGtgtagtcaaaaattttttcattgcttTATCAGACTttaaattgtctgaaaacaccgaatttcataatgaacattattgaaaacttctcaaaacgCGATTTCAAGTTGATTTAGGCACTTACATAAGGTTAATGGACAATCA includes:
- the clp-7 gene encoding Calpain catalytic domain-containing protein (Confirmed by transcript evidence), with protein sequence MSDEEEYYEEDGGNDQGGEDYNDDYGGGGGGGGGGYDDQNQFQEQDYGNEQNYGNQDYGQGYGNQQDYGNQQDYQQQNYGGGGYDDEYQQQDYQGGYDDSEQYEEQEEAEPEPEEQEDYSNDVEHSEEEEEEDDDDDGYTQAAANTNYGENDGGNNENHGMGSLIKGAMDGFGGGGFDGVVGQIGSLISQGGGGDSSGGLTNVFSSGGMESIVGNLISSATHQFFGINPATGAIIGAIAGNIIFQMGGQNNSLSSIGKVVLDNIISGKFKRDVQPFTPGGGGGPGIGFQQQFQTINFQQERQRCLDQRCLFEDPQFPANDSSLYYKTRPDEPIIWKRPGEIYENPQLIVGEKSRFDVKQGALGDCWLLAAVANLTLRDELFYRVVPPDQSFTENYAGIFHFQFWRYGQWVDVVIDDRLPTVDGRLCYMRSQENNEFWSALLEKAYAKLYGGYENLDGGTTAEALEDFTGGLTEFFDISKGDKSTTLAMLVRGMQMGSLFGCSIDADENVKEAQLTNGLVRGHAYSITAIQTVNTYGGQVPLLRIRNPWGNSKEWNGAWSDGSSEWSQVDPQQREQMGVQFAKDGEFWMSFDDFMTNFTQMECCNLSADVMDEISEMTGVEVHDKQKHQWVEKSEDGEWNSRQGTAGGCQNNDTYCNNPQYGTYFQVPMDSVEHDGKCTVIGAVLQKYRRELRTKGLDNLPIGFSVYKADGSGQAIHDVSGQKPIARTKVFINMREVTVRFRVPPGQYVIVPCTFDAHDDASFLLRIFSNAEFQTTRLR